The following DNA comes from Fretibacterium sp. OH1220_COT-178.
GGCGACGAGTTTCCGCAAGGCGTTCCGGCTCGGCGTCACGGCGGTCGTTTTGGGGGCGTTGGCCGTTCAGACGTCCCTTGCCGCTTTTCGGATGGACGTGCGTCCCGGGTACGGCGTCACACGCATGAAATGGCTGTCCGACTACAACGAGCACCTGAAGAACAGCGAGTACGACACGCCGGTCCTCATGTTGGAGGGACGCGGGCAAGGAGCCGTCGCGCTCGTGATGGGCGGGACCCATCCCCGGGAGATCGCGGGCGTGACCGCGGCGACGCTGATCGTCGAGAACGCCCGCGTCGAGGAGGGAACGCTGTTCGTCATCCCCTGTCTCAATGCCGCGGGCATGTCCGTCAGCGATACGCTGGGGCGCCGACCCCACCAGATCGAGGTCGAGGGACGCTCGGGCAAGCGTTTCCTGTCGTACGGCGACCGTTATGTCCCGCTCCGTCCCGGGGAGCGGGACCCCGAGCATTTCATCCATCCGTCCGGTTTTGTCCACAAGAACGGCGCGGAGTGGCGGAACGTGAACAGAAATTACCCGGGGAAGGCCGACGGGACGCCGGCCCAGAGGATCACGTTCGCGGTGATGGAGCTGATCCGTCGCGAACGGGTGAACTTCAGCCTCGATATGCACGAGGCCAGGACCTTCGAGGACGCCCTCGATCCCCGCACGGGAAAGGTGGGGAAGAACAGTCTGTTGGCCAATTCCCTGATCGCTCATCCCAGAGCGGTCGAGATCGGTGCGGAGGCTCTGTTCCTGCTGGAGGACAGGGGAATCCATCTCAAGTTGGATCAATCGGCGCCGGGCTACCGCGGAATATGCCATTACGAGATCGGCGAGGGGACGGAGTGTCTGGCCTTCCTTTCGGAGACGCCCAACCCCGCCATGAACCTGTGGAGCGAAAATCCGGACCCCTTGGGGCTGAGGGAATATCCGCTCGAAGAACGTGCGGGGACGGCATTGGAGCTCTTTTTGGCCCTCTGCAGCGCGTACGGCTCCAATTTCGGGGCCCGAATCGTCGTCGAGGGCCTTCCCTCCAAGGCCGAGCTCGAACGGGAGGGGCTCAGAAGTTGGTTGAATTGACCCGAGGGGGGCTCCGGATTTGACGTTGGAGAGGCAGGCATCGCGCGTCCTGCCCTGCCGCCCCTCAAAAATCGGGGTTCCCCTCACTTGGGGGCACCCCGGCTCAATCGGCGTTCCCCTGGATCCCCAGGGAGCCCGTGAAGTTTTCCGTGGCCTCCAGCAGGAGGGGCAGCATTTCCCTCCACCTCTCCTCCGCACCGGCGTAGAGAAACTTGGGCAGGGCGATGCTCATGGCCGCAACCACCTCCCCATTCCGGCCGCGCACCGGTGCGGCGATACAGATGAGCCCTTCGACGTACTCCTCGTCGTCCAGGGAGAAGCCATTTTCCCTCACCGAACGTAGGTCCTCCTTCAGCGCCTCCGGGGTGACCCTGGTGTTGGGTGTGAATTTTGGGAGGGGAAAGGGGCCCAGCAGCTCCTCGACCCTCTCCTCGGGCAGCCAGGCGAGCAGGGCCTTTCCGAGCCCCGTGCAGTAGGCCGGAAGCCGCTTCCCCACGGAGAGGTCCACCCTGATGGTGGATCGGCTCTCGATTTTATCGATGAACAGGATGTGGACCCCGTCGAGGATGGCGAGGTTGACCGCCTCGTTCGTCCGTGCGGAGAGCTCCCGGAGGAATGGCGCGCACTGCCGGCGCAGCCCGTGGCGCCTCACCACGGTGTTGCCCATCTCGAAGAAACGGAAGCTCAGGGAATACTTTGCGTTCCCCGGATTCTGGACGAGGTAGCCGAGGTCCCTCAGGGTCGAGGCGATGCGGTGGACGGTGCTCCGCTCCAGACGAAGCCTGCGCCCCATCTCGGAGGCACCCATCTCCCCCTCCGTGTCGAGAAGGTCCAGCACCGCGCACGCCCGCTCGATGGATTGAACGCCGCCTTTCCTTTCCTTCGACTCCATCGTGTCCTCCTGAAAAGATTGTTGCCGAAAGGGCCGAGCGGCCGAGAGGGCGGAACGATCCGCCCCTCTCGGCCGCCTCGTTTCGCTAAAGCCCCCAGAAGAGCCGAATCACCCTCTCCGACGGTTTTCGGGTCATCTTTGCGACCACGACGAAGGCCAGGAGGGAGAGCGCCAGCGACGGCACGATGGGGTGCAGGCCGATGGGCCGCGGCATGAGGTAGTTGAAATAAAGATAGGTTCCGATGCCCGCCACCATGCCGGCGATGGCCCCCGGCGCGTTGGCCCTCTTCCAGTAGAGTCCCAGAATGGTGGGCCACAGGAAGGTCGAGAGCTGGCCCGCCGTGGCGAAGAGGTTCAGCCACACCATCAGCTCCGGCGGATTGAAGGCCAGGGCGACGATGATCACGCCCACGATGCAGCAGGTGGCGATGGTGATGGTGCGGAGGGCCTTGAACTTTTCCTTGAGGTCCGGCTTGATGTAGTTCACCAGCAGGTCGTTGACGATGGCCGCGACGACGACCAGAAGCTGGGAGTCGACCGTGGACATGACCGCCGCCAGGGGGCCGGCGAGGATGATCCCGGCCAGCACGGGATGGAACAGGGAGCGGATGAGGGTGGGGATGACCAGGTCCCCGGAGGCGATGCCGGATACCTGGGTGACCCCGAAGGCGCCCACGAGATGCATGCCCAGCAGCAGCACGAGGGAGACGGCGGTCCCGTAGAGGATCCCCGCGTGGAGGCTCTTCGAGTCCTTGTAGCTCATGGCCCTCTGAGCGACCGCGGGAAGCCCTATGACCGCAAAGCCCACGAGCACCCAGAAGCTCGACACCCACGGGACGGTCATGAAGCCCTCCTTGACCCCGTAGGGCGAGATCATGCCGGGGTTGACGGCCTTCATGTCCTGGACGATGTTGGCGATGCCTCCGCCCTTGACCACGATGGCGACGAAGAGGGCCAGGGTCGAGAAGGTCATGACCACGCCCTGGAGCGTGTCGTTGAAGACCACCCCGCGGAATCCGCCGATGGCCGTATGGACCACCACCGTGGCTGCGAAGAAGAGGAGCGCGAGCTTGTAGTCCAGCCCCGTGGACCCCTGGAGCAGACGCGAAGCGCCGATGAGCTGGGCGGCCATGGCCGCGATGAGGAAGAAGATGATGGACAGGGACGCGATGATGAGGACCGCGTTGCTCTCGTAGCGGGCGCGGAGGAAGTCGCTGATGGAGTTGGCCCCCGTCTTTCTCGAGATGATGGCGAACTTCTTGCCCAGGGCCATCAGGGTGTAGTACCCCGTGGGAATCTGGGACATGGCCAGGAAGACCCAGGCGAGCCCGTGCGTGTACGCCGTTCCGGGGCCGCCTATGAAGCTGCCGGCACTCAGGTAGGTGGCCACGAGGGTCATGGCCAGGACGAACCCCCCGGTGCTGCGTCCCCCGGTCATGTACTCCTCCATGTAGGCCGAACCGCTTCCCCCCTTGCGGAGGCTGGCCCGGTTCACCAGGTGCAGGGCGTAGACGCCGATGAAGTACATGAGCGCGAAGTAGCAGACGATGGGCAGGAGCGTGGACCACTGCACCGTGTTCATAGCCGACCTCCTCCGTTGCGAACGAACGCCTCGGCCTCATCCTCGGTCATGGGGTCGAGGGGCATGTCCCGCATCTTCTTCCCGACGATGTAGGCCGTCGCTGCGATCGCGAAGATGGAGTTGGCGATGCAACTGACGAAAAACCAGGCCGGGAAGCCCATAATGTAGGAATAGCCGTCCACGGGGCCACTTCCGAGCCCGTAGCCCGTCACCGCCCATATCACCAGGTTGACGATACCGAGAAAGATGCCGTACCAGGCCTCTTTCTCGCACACTTTGTAGCGGGGGTCCTCGATGAAGCCGTACTCGTTTTTCTCGAGAACCCGGGTCTCTCCTGTCTCTGTCGTCATATCGTGTCCCGATCCTCCCTTTGACGTGATGATATCCGTCCGTGCTTTTCCCTACTGCCCGGCGGCAGGGCGAAGCCTTGGCCGTATGGGCGGGTCCGCTCCTCCACCGGCGATGGACGCGGCATTGCAGCCGAAGGCCGCTGCGCGGCCGAGCCTGCCGCCTCCCGGAAATCAAGGCCCGCCGCGTTCCTTCCTGTCCTTCCCTTTTTATTTAGCCTCCCTTCGTGCGGCTTTCACGCGGAAGCTCACTCCGCGACGCCGAGCAGATCCGCTGCCGTCGCCCTATCCATGTTGGGGTTCCCGCTCGTATTCCACCACGCCGTCGATGACGGTGCAGTCCACCCGAAGGGTATGGATGTCCATGGGGTCGATCGACAGGATGTCCCCCGAGAGGACGATCATGTCCGCCAGCTTCCCGACCTCGATACTCCCCTTGATCCCCTCCTCGAAGGAGGAATAGGCCCCGTTGTACGTGGCCGTCCGGATGGCCTCCAGGACCGAGATCGCCTGGGTTTTGTCGCACTGGACGTTCCGGCTCCGGTCGTAGCGGTTGACCGCCCCGTCGATGGTGTGGATGCCCTTGGGCCCCGACGGCCCGTCGCTCGCCAGGGAGCACATGATGCCCGCGTCGAGCATGCTGCGAAGGGCGATCAGGCAGGCGTTGCGATGCCCGTAGAACTTCATGTAGTTGGCGCCGATCATCTGGATCATCCCCGCGTTGACGGAGGGGCAGATGTTCATGGCGGCCATTCGGTCGATCAGGTCCTGGTCCGTCAGGGTGCAGTGCTCGATGCGGTGGCGCATGCGCCTGAACTTCTCCGGGTTCTCCCTAAAGCAGCGCTCGTACCCCTCGACCATGAACTCCACCGCGAGGTCGCCGATGGCATGAGCGGTACACTGGCATTCCGCATCCACGATCCGCTTGATGTAGTCCCACACCTCCTCGCGCTCCCAGCCCCGCTCGCGCACCAGGGCCGGGTCGTGGGAGTAGGGCTCGCGGGTGGCGCAGGAGGGACCTCCCGATCCCCCGTCGATCATGAACTTGCAGGGCCCCACACGAAAGCGTTCGTCTCCGAGCCCCGACAGGAACCCCAGGCTCATCCAGTGCCCGTTCTGCTCCAGGGAGTATGCTTTCCCGAAGATGCTGTGGAGCGCCATGTTGACCCGCACCTTGAAGACCCCGTCCCGGCAGAGCTTCTGCA
Coding sequences within:
- a CDS encoding IclR family transcriptional regulator, with the protein product MESKERKGGVQSIERACAVLDLLDTEGEMGASEMGRRLRLERSTVHRIASTLRDLGYLVQNPGNAKYSLSFRFFEMGNTVVRRHGLRRQCAPFLRELSARTNEAVNLAILDGVHILFIDKIESRSTIRVDLSVGKRLPAYCTGLGKALLAWLPEERVEELLGPFPLPKFTPNTRVTPEALKEDLRSVRENGFSLDDEEYVEGLICIAAPVRGRNGEVVAAMSIALPKFLYAGAEERWREMLPLLLEATENFTGSLGIQGNAD
- a CDS encoding amidohydrolase yields the protein MKENFAPCNELDMAFVNGSVVTVNGGDEIAEAVGVKGNRIAYVGSSGGIAPYLSENTAVRDLRGRTLMPGINDTHFHPILNGLLGSDLDSGMIDTTRRNCASLKEMLDMLREAVGRKERGQWISMMGYEPELFSDERRHPTLEELDAIAPDNPVHCMHGGGHICMYNTRALTHLDVHGPQDASKYPPDEVEVADGRLTGMVRGHTHFKLWGMVDYTEAQQVRAAMKSHQQALEAGVTSIGDMGECGPTSYHIMQKLCRDGVFKVRVNMALHSIFGKAYSLEQNGHWMSLGFLSGLGDERFRVGPCKFMIDGGSGGPSCATREPYSHDPALVRERGWEREEVWDYIKRIVDAECQCTAHAIGDLAVEFMVEGYERCFRENPEKFRRMRHRIEHCTLTDQDLIDRMAAMNICPSVNAGMIQMIGANYMKFYGHRNACLIALRSMLDAGIMCSLASDGPSGPKGIHTIDGAVNRYDRSRNVQCDKTQAISVLEAIRTATYNGAYSSFEEGIKGSIEVGKLADMIVLSGDILSIDPMDIHTLRVDCTVIDGVVEYEREPQHG
- a CDS encoding deacylase; its protein translation is MATSFRKAFRLGVTAVVLGALAVQTSLAAFRMDVRPGYGVTRMKWLSDYNEHLKNSEYDTPVLMLEGRGQGAVALVMGGTHPREIAGVTAATLIVENARVEEGTLFVIPCLNAAGMSVSDTLGRRPHQIEVEGRSGKRFLSYGDRYVPLRPGERDPEHFIHPSGFVHKNGAEWRNVNRNYPGKADGTPAQRITFAVMELIRRERVNFSLDMHEARTFEDALDPRTGKVGKNSLLANSLIAHPRAVEIGAEALFLLEDRGIHLKLDQSAPGYRGICHYEIGEGTECLAFLSETPNPAMNLWSENPDPLGLREYPLEERAGTALELFLALCSAYGSNFGARIVVEGLPSKAELEREGLRSWLN
- a CDS encoding YhdT family protein, translated to MTTETGETRVLEKNEYGFIEDPRYKVCEKEAWYGIFLGIVNLVIWAVTGYGLGSGPVDGYSYIMGFPAWFFVSCIANSIFAIAATAYIVGKKMRDMPLDPMTEDEAEAFVRNGGGRL
- the panF gene encoding sodium/pantothenate symporter; protein product: MNTVQWSTLLPIVCYFALMYFIGVYALHLVNRASLRKGGSGSAYMEEYMTGGRSTGGFVLAMTLVATYLSAGSFIGGPGTAYTHGLAWVFLAMSQIPTGYYTLMALGKKFAIISRKTGANSISDFLRARYESNAVLIIASLSIIFFLIAAMAAQLIGASRLLQGSTGLDYKLALLFFAATVVVHTAIGGFRGVVFNDTLQGVVMTFSTLALFVAIVVKGGGIANIVQDMKAVNPGMISPYGVKEGFMTVPWVSSFWVLVGFAVIGLPAVAQRAMSYKDSKSLHAGILYGTAVSLVLLLGMHLVGAFGVTQVSGIASGDLVIPTLIRSLFHPVLAGIILAGPLAAVMSTVDSQLLVVVAAIVNDLLVNYIKPDLKEKFKALRTITIATCCIVGVIIVALAFNPPELMVWLNLFATAGQLSTFLWPTILGLYWKRANAPGAIAGMVAGIGTYLYFNYLMPRPIGLHPIVPSLALSLLAFVVVAKMTRKPSERVIRLFWGL